The proteins below come from a single Triticum aestivum cultivar Chinese Spring unplaced genomic scaffold, IWGSC CS RefSeq v2.1 scaffold275895, whole genome shotgun sequence genomic window:
- the LOC123172623 gene encoding probable protein phosphatase 2C 12 isoform X1 gives MEVHNEVDGSGVPLAVLLKRELCNQKVEKPDILFGEASKSKKGEDFTLLVANCHRTPGEGPGDNAGGDDTISMFVIVDGHNGPAAAVYTRENLPNNVLAAIPPNLTSEEWTAALPRALVAGFVKTDKDFQTKAARSGTTVTFVIIDGWVVTVASVGDSRCILESAEGSVYFLSADHRLDVNEEEVERVTASGGEVGRINIAGGAGIGPLRCWPGGLCLSRSIGDTDVGEYIVPVPHVKQVKLSNAGGRLVIASDGVWDALHFQEALNYTRGLPAEAAANRIVKEAVSSKGLRDDTTCIVVDILPPEKLSPPLKRHGKGGIKALFRWRPSDELSEEQTDNGCFEPDVVEELYEEGSAMLAQRLNVNYPAGNMFKLHDCAVCQLEMKPGEGVSVHGNMPKHHSRVDPWGGPFLCSSCQVKKVAMEGRLHL, from the exons ATGGAGGTGCACAACGAGGTAGATGGATCAGGTGTACCCCTGGCCGTGCTCCTCAAGCGAGAGCTGTGCAACCAGAAGGTGGAGAAGCCGGATATCCTGTTTGGGGAGGCGagcaagagcaagaaaggggaggACTTCACGCTTCTCGTGGCCAATTGCCACCGCACTCCAGGCGAGGGCCCCGGTGACAATGCAGGCGGCGATGACACCATCTCGATGTTTGTG ATTGTTGATGGCCACAACGGACCTGCGGCTGCAGTATACACTAGGGAGAATCTCCCAAACAATGTGTTAGCTGCTATTCCTCCAAATCTTACAAGTGAGGAGTGGACAGCGGCATTGCCAAGGGCACTAGTTGCAGGTTTTGTTAAAACAGATAAAGACTTCCAAACAAAAG CTGCACGTTCAGGAACCACGGTAACTTTTGTTATAATAGATGGATGGGTTGTCACTGTAGCATCAGTTGGTGATTCGCGTTGTATTCTAGAATCTGCTGAAGGTTCAGTTTACTTCTTGTCTGCTGATCACCGCCTGGATGTCAATGAGGAGGA GGTGGAGCGTGTAACAGCAAGTGGTGGTGAGGTTGGGAGAATAAATATTGCTGGAGGTGCTGGG ATCGGTCCACTAAGATGTTGGCCAGGCGGATTGTGTTTGTCAAGGTCAATTGGTGATACCGACGTTGGAGAATACATAGTTCCTGTCCCCCATGTGAAGCAAGTAAAG CTATCCAATGCCGGAGGGCGGCTTGTCATTGCTAGTGATGGTGTGTGGGATGCACTGCACTTTCAAGAAGCCCTGAACTACACCAGGGGGCTACCAGCTGAAGCTGCTGCGAATCGAATTGTTAAA GAAGCTGTGAGCTCAAAAGGACTACGAGATGATACTACCTGCATAGTAGTCGACATATTACCTCCAGAAAAGCTAAGCCCTCCATTGAAGAGGCATGGGAAAGGAGGCATCAAAGCATTATTCCGATGGAGGCCCTCAGACGAATTATCTGAAGAACAGACAGACAATGGGTGTTTTGAACCTGATGTTGTAGAGGAACTATACGAAGAGGGGTCCGCAATGCTTGCTCAAAG GTTGAATGTAAACTATCCAGCCGGAAATATGTTCAAGCTGCATGATTGTGCAGTCTGCCAATTGGAGATGAAACCTGGTGAGGGTGTCTCTGTTCATGGCAACATGCCGAAGCATCATTCACGGGTTGACCCCTGGGGCGGTCCTTTTCTCTGTTCATCCTGCCAAGTGAAAAAGGTGGCAATGGAAGGGAGGCTGCATTTGTGA
- the LOC123172623 gene encoding probable protein phosphatase 2C 12 isoform X3, which translates to MEVHNEVDGSGVPLAVLLKRELCNQKVEKPDILFGEASKSKKGEDFTLLVANCHRTPGEGPGDNAGGDDTISMFVIVDGHNGPAAAVYTRENLPNNVLAAIPPNLTSEEWTAALPRALVAGFVKTDKDFQTKAARSGTTVTFVIIDGWVVTVASVGDSRCILESAEGSVYFLSADHRLDVNEEEVERVTASGGEVGRINIAGGAGIGPLRCWPGGLCLSRSIGDTDVGEYIVPVPHVKQVKLSNAGGRLVIASDGVWDALHFQEALNYTRGLPAEAAANRIVKEAVSSKGLRDDTTCIVVDILPPEKLSPPLKRHGKGGIKALFRWRPSDELSEEQTDNGCFEPDVVEELYEEGSAMLAQRCR; encoded by the exons ATGGAGGTGCACAACGAGGTAGATGGATCAGGTGTACCCCTGGCCGTGCTCCTCAAGCGAGAGCTGTGCAACCAGAAGGTGGAGAAGCCGGATATCCTGTTTGGGGAGGCGagcaagagcaagaaaggggaggACTTCACGCTTCTCGTGGCCAATTGCCACCGCACTCCAGGCGAGGGCCCCGGTGACAATGCAGGCGGCGATGACACCATCTCGATGTTTGTG ATTGTTGATGGCCACAACGGACCTGCGGCTGCAGTATACACTAGGGAGAATCTCCCAAACAATGTGTTAGCTGCTATTCCTCCAAATCTTACAAGTGAGGAGTGGACAGCGGCATTGCCAAGGGCACTAGTTGCAGGTTTTGTTAAAACAGATAAAGACTTCCAAACAAAAG CTGCACGTTCAGGAACCACGGTAACTTTTGTTATAATAGATGGATGGGTTGTCACTGTAGCATCAGTTGGTGATTCGCGTTGTATTCTAGAATCTGCTGAAGGTTCAGTTTACTTCTTGTCTGCTGATCACCGCCTGGATGTCAATGAGGAGGA GGTGGAGCGTGTAACAGCAAGTGGTGGTGAGGTTGGGAGAATAAATATTGCTGGAGGTGCTGGG ATCGGTCCACTAAGATGTTGGCCAGGCGGATTGTGTTTGTCAAGGTCAATTGGTGATACCGACGTTGGAGAATACATAGTTCCTGTCCCCCATGTGAAGCAAGTAAAG CTATCCAATGCCGGAGGGCGGCTTGTCATTGCTAGTGATGGTGTGTGGGATGCACTGCACTTTCAAGAAGCCCTGAACTACACCAGGGGGCTACCAGCTGAAGCTGCTGCGAATCGAATTGTTAAA GAAGCTGTGAGCTCAAAAGGACTACGAGATGATACTACCTGCATAGTAGTCGACATATTACCTCCAGAAAAGCTAAGCCCTCCATTGAAGAGGCATGGGAAAGGAGGCATCAAAGCATTATTCCGATGGAGGCCCTCAGACGAATTATCTGAAGAACAGACAGACAATGGGTGTTTTGAACCTGATGTTGTAGAGGAACTATACGAAGAGGGGTCCGCAATGCTTGCTCAAAG ATGTAGGTGA
- the LOC123172623 gene encoding probable protein phosphatase 2C 12 isoform X2 codes for MEVHNEVDGSGVPLAVLLKRELCNQKVEKPDILFGEASKSKKGEDFTLLVANCHRTPGEGPGDNAGGDDTISMFVIVDGHNGPAAAVYTRENLPNNVLAAIPPNLTSEEWTAALPRALVAGFVKTDKDFQTKGTTVTFVIIDGWVVTVASVGDSRCILESAEGSVYFLSADHRLDVNEEEVERVTASGGEVGRINIAGGAGIGPLRCWPGGLCLSRSIGDTDVGEYIVPVPHVKQVKLSNAGGRLVIASDGVWDALHFQEALNYTRGLPAEAAANRIVKEAVSSKGLRDDTTCIVVDILPPEKLSPPLKRHGKGGIKALFRWRPSDELSEEQTDNGCFEPDVVEELYEEGSAMLAQRLNVNYPAGNMFKLHDCAVCQLEMKPGEGVSVHGNMPKHHSRVDPWGGPFLCSSCQVKKVAMEGRLHL; via the exons ATGGAGGTGCACAACGAGGTAGATGGATCAGGTGTACCCCTGGCCGTGCTCCTCAAGCGAGAGCTGTGCAACCAGAAGGTGGAGAAGCCGGATATCCTGTTTGGGGAGGCGagcaagagcaagaaaggggaggACTTCACGCTTCTCGTGGCCAATTGCCACCGCACTCCAGGCGAGGGCCCCGGTGACAATGCAGGCGGCGATGACACCATCTCGATGTTTGTG ATTGTTGATGGCCACAACGGACCTGCGGCTGCAGTATACACTAGGGAGAATCTCCCAAACAATGTGTTAGCTGCTATTCCTCCAAATCTTACAAGTGAGGAGTGGACAGCGGCATTGCCAAGGGCACTAGTTGCAGGTTTTGTTAAAACAGATAAAGACTTCCAAACAAAAG GAACCACGGTAACTTTTGTTATAATAGATGGATGGGTTGTCACTGTAGCATCAGTTGGTGATTCGCGTTGTATTCTAGAATCTGCTGAAGGTTCAGTTTACTTCTTGTCTGCTGATCACCGCCTGGATGTCAATGAGGAGGA GGTGGAGCGTGTAACAGCAAGTGGTGGTGAGGTTGGGAGAATAAATATTGCTGGAGGTGCTGGG ATCGGTCCACTAAGATGTTGGCCAGGCGGATTGTGTTTGTCAAGGTCAATTGGTGATACCGACGTTGGAGAATACATAGTTCCTGTCCCCCATGTGAAGCAAGTAAAG CTATCCAATGCCGGAGGGCGGCTTGTCATTGCTAGTGATGGTGTGTGGGATGCACTGCACTTTCAAGAAGCCCTGAACTACACCAGGGGGCTACCAGCTGAAGCTGCTGCGAATCGAATTGTTAAA GAAGCTGTGAGCTCAAAAGGACTACGAGATGATACTACCTGCATAGTAGTCGACATATTACCTCCAGAAAAGCTAAGCCCTCCATTGAAGAGGCATGGGAAAGGAGGCATCAAAGCATTATTCCGATGGAGGCCCTCAGACGAATTATCTGAAGAACAGACAGACAATGGGTGTTTTGAACCTGATGTTGTAGAGGAACTATACGAAGAGGGGTCCGCAATGCTTGCTCAAAG GTTGAATGTAAACTATCCAGCCGGAAATATGTTCAAGCTGCATGATTGTGCAGTCTGCCAATTGGAGATGAAACCTGGTGAGGGTGTCTCTGTTCATGGCAACATGCCGAAGCATCATTCACGGGTTGACCCCTGGGGCGGTCCTTTTCTCTGTTCATCCTGCCAAGTGAAAAAGGTGGCAATGGAAGGGAGGCTGCATTTGTGA